A portion of the Tenacibaculum todarodis genome contains these proteins:
- the ccoN gene encoding cytochrome-c oxidase, cbb3-type subunit I, with protein sequence MEMQQFYYDNKIVKKFIYATLLWGIVGFSVGLLLAFMFLFPNVTSGISWLSFGRLRPLHTNAVIFAFVGNAIYAGVYYSLQRLLKARMASNFLSNFNFWGWQLIIVAAAITLPLGYSSSKEYAELEWPIDIAIALVWVAFGANMIWTILQRRQRHLYVAIWFYLGTFVTVAVLHIFNSLALPVSFLKSYSVYAGVQDALVQWWYGHNAVAFFLTTPFLGLMYYFVPKAANRPVYSYKLSIVHFWSLIFIYIWAGPHHLLYTSLPEWAQNLGVAFSIMLLAPSWGGMINGLLTLRGAWDKVRTDPVLKFMVVAITGYGMATFEGPMLSLKNVNAIAHFSDWIIAHVHVGALAWNGFLTFGMLYWMIPRLFKTKLYSTTLANFHFWIGTLGIIMYALPMYVAGFVQASMWKQFNPDGTLTYGNFLETVNEIIPMYWMRAIGGSMFILGAFVMLYNVIRTVRSGSDVTDELAEAQALEKVSKHRTSGEAWHTWLERKPIKLTIFATIAILIGGAVQIIPTLLIKSNIPTISTVKPYTPLELEGRDIYIREGCVGCHSQMVRPFRSEVERYGEYSKAGEFVYDHPFLWGSKRTGPDLHRIGGKYSDSWHLNHMYDPQSTSPGSIMPSYQWLLKDKLDKTGTEDKLKVMVSLGVPYTEEEIANAQANMDAQGRKIEENLHQDPDFAKTYEADKKYAQENGQDFIEMKDREIVAIIAYLQRLGVDIKLKDVQDKLTSKN encoded by the coding sequence ATGGAAATGCAACAATTTTATTACGATAATAAAATCGTTAAGAAGTTTATCTACGCAACGCTACTTTGGGGGATTGTAGGTTTTAGCGTAGGTTTACTTCTTGCTTTTATGTTCTTATTTCCCAATGTAACTAGCGGAATTTCTTGGCTAAGTTTTGGGCGTTTAAGACCATTGCACACTAATGCAGTAATTTTTGCCTTTGTAGGAAATGCTATTTATGCAGGAGTTTATTACTCATTACAACGTTTGTTAAAAGCAAGAATGGCAAGTAACTTTTTAAGTAATTTTAATTTTTGGGGTTGGCAATTAATAATTGTTGCTGCCGCAATAACATTACCTTTAGGATATTCTAGTTCTAAAGAATATGCTGAGTTAGAATGGCCAATAGATATTGCTATCGCTTTAGTTTGGGTAGCTTTTGGGGCAAATATGATTTGGACAATCTTACAGAGAAGACAACGCCATTTATATGTTGCTATTTGGTTCTATTTAGGAACTTTTGTTACAGTTGCCGTCTTACATATTTTTAACAGTTTAGCATTACCGGTTAGTTTTTTAAAATCATATTCTGTGTATGCAGGTGTACAAGATGCTTTGGTGCAATGGTGGTACGGACATAATGCAGTAGCATTTTTCTTAACCACACCTTTTTTAGGATTGATGTATTATTTTGTTCCTAAAGCAGCTAACAGACCTGTGTATTCATATAAGTTATCAATTGTACACTTTTGGTCTTTAATTTTTATATACATCTGGGCAGGACCACATCACTTATTATATACCTCTTTACCAGAATGGGCTCAAAATTTAGGAGTAGCATTTTCTATTATGTTATTAGCACCTTCTTGGGGTGGAATGATAAATGGATTGTTAACGCTTCGTGGAGCTTGGGATAAGGTTAGAACAGATCCGGTTTTAAAGTTTATGGTTGTAGCAATTACTGGTTATGGTATGGCAACTTTTGAAGGACCAATGTTGTCTTTAAAAAATGTAAATGCAATTGCACATTTTTCTGATTGGATTATAGCACACGTTCACGTTGGAGCTTTAGCATGGAACGGATTCTTAACTTTTGGTATGTTATACTGGATGATACCAAGATTATTTAAAACAAAATTATATTCTACAACGTTGGCAAACTTCCATTTTTGGATAGGTACTTTAGGTATTATAATGTACGCTTTACCAATGTATGTTGCAGGTTTTGTGCAAGCGTCTATGTGGAAACAATTTAATCCAGATGGTACATTAACGTATGGTAACTTTTTAGAAACTGTAAATGAAATTATACCAATGTATTGGATGCGTGCAATAGGAGGAAGCATGTTTATTTTAGGAGCTTTTGTAATGCTCTATAATGTTATAAGAACTGTTAGGTCAGGAAGTGATGTTACAGATGAATTGGCAGAAGCACAAGCGTTAGAAAAAGTTTCTAAGCATAGAACGTCTGGAGAAGCATGGCATACTTGGTTAGAAAGAAAGCCTATTAAATTAACAATTTTTGCAACTATTGCAATTTTAATTGGTGGTGCAGTACAAATAATTCCAACATTGCTTATAAAATCGAATATTCCAACAATTAGTACAGTAAAGCCTTATACACCTTTAGAATTAGAAGGTAGAGATATTTATATAAGAGAAGGTTGTGTAGGTTGTCATTCTCAAATGGTTCGTCCTTTTAGAAGTGAAGTAGAACGCTACGGAGAGTACTCTAAAGCTGGAGAGTTTGTGTATGATCATCCATTTTTATGGGGATCAAAAAGAACTGGGCCAGATTTACACAGAATTGGAGGGAAGTATTCAGATAGCTGGCACTTAAACCACATGTATGATCCACAAAGTACCTCTCCAGGATCAATTATGCCTTCTTATCAATGGTTATTAAAAGATAAGTTAGATAAAACAGGAACTGAAGATAAGTTAAAAGTTATGGTAAGTCTTGGTGTTCCTTATACAGAGGAAGAAATAGCTAATGCACAAGCAAACATGGACGCTCAAGGAAGAAAAATAGAAGAGAACTTACATCAAGATCCAGATTTTGCAAAAACGTATGAAGCTGATAAAAAATATGCACAAGAAAATGGGCAGGATTTTATTGAAATGAAAGACAGAGAAATTGTAGCAATTATAGCTTACTTACAAAGGTTAGGTGTAGATATTAAGCTAAAAGATGTTCAAGACAAACTAACTTCTAAAAACTAA
- the ccoS gene encoding cbb3-type cytochrome oxidase assembly protein CcoS produces MSVIYLLLSLSILVAIVFFIAFIYSVKNGQYDDSYTPSVRMLFEDELVKEQPEELTKTKH; encoded by the coding sequence ATGAGCGTAATATACCTACTGCTTTCACTAAGTATTCTAGTGGCAATTGTATTCTTTATCGCATTTATTTATTCAGTAAAAAATGGACAGTACGACGATTCGTACACACCATCTGTGCGTATGTTGTTTGAAGATGAATTGGTTAAAGAGCAACCAGAAGAACTAACAAAAACTAAACATTAA
- a CDS encoding cytochrome C oxidase subunit IV: protein MLKFVKKHMESIIGIEIYPIISLIIFFTFFVVLFWWVFTAKKEYINKVSQLPLND from the coding sequence ATGTTGAAATTTGTAAAAAAACACATGGAAAGTATAATTGGAATAGAAATTTATCCAATAATATCTTTAATCATATTCTTTACCTTTTTTGTAGTCTTATTTTGGTGGGTTTTTACTGCTAAAAAAGAGTATATAAATAAAGTAAGTCAATTACCATTAAACGATTAA
- the hemN gene encoding oxygen-independent coproporphyrinogen III oxidase, with product MKNSLIQKYNIPGPRYTSYPTVPYWNNDTFSKEKWIKTFKKSFTESNSEEGISVYIHLPFCESLCTFCACHKHITKRHEVEEEYIETVLKEWKLYVALVDEKPIIKELHLGGGTPTFFSKENLQYLMDGIFKLAEKHPESEFSFEGHPNNTTKEQLQTLFNCGFTRVSFGVQDYNEKVQKAIHRIQPFEAVAQVTKWSREIGYTSVSHDLIFGLPHQTLENVIHSINKTKELQPDRISFYSYAHVPWVKGVGQRGFNEEDLPKNEEKRELYQTGKELFAELGYVEIGMDHFALKTDSLYKATINKTLHRNFMGYTANKTQLMIGLGMSAISDSWYAFSQNVKTVKEYQKLVNEGEIPVFRGHVLTEEDAIIRKHILNMMCHFSTSWEEESMKINTIETHLALLKEMENDGLVAIDLAFKSLSIPEKARPFVRNICMAFDVHLLENKPKTKLFSMTV from the coding sequence ATGAAGAATTCACTAATTCAAAAATACAATATTCCAGGACCAAGATATACTAGTTATCCAACAGTTCCTTATTGGAATAATGACACTTTTTCTAAAGAAAAGTGGATTAAAACATTTAAAAAATCTTTTACAGAAAGTAATTCTGAAGAAGGAATTAGCGTTTACATTCACTTGCCTTTTTGTGAGAGTTTGTGTACGTTTTGTGCATGCCATAAACACATTACAAAGCGTCATGAAGTAGAAGAGGAGTATATTGAAACTGTTTTAAAAGAATGGAAACTATATGTTGCTTTAGTTGATGAAAAACCAATTATTAAAGAATTGCATTTAGGAGGAGGAACCCCCACTTTTTTCTCTAAAGAAAACTTGCAATATTTAATGGATGGTATTTTTAAATTGGCAGAAAAACATCCAGAATCTGAGTTTAGTTTTGAAGGGCACCCAAATAACACTACCAAAGAACAGTTACAAACGTTGTTTAACTGTGGTTTTACAAGAGTAAGTTTTGGAGTACAAGATTATAATGAAAAAGTGCAAAAAGCAATACATAGAATTCAGCCTTTTGAAGCTGTAGCACAAGTAACCAAATGGTCACGAGAAATAGGCTATACATCTGTAAGTCACGATTTAATTTTTGGATTACCACATCAAACTTTAGAAAACGTAATTCATAGCATCAACAAAACAAAAGAATTACAACCAGACCGAATCTCGTTTTATAGTTATGCTCATGTTCCATGGGTAAAAGGAGTTGGTCAACGTGGTTTTAATGAAGAAGATTTACCGAAAAATGAAGAGAAAAGGGAGCTTTACCAAACAGGTAAGGAACTTTTTGCAGAATTGGGCTATGTAGAAATTGGTATGGATCATTTTGCGTTAAAAACAGATAGTTTATACAAGGCAACCATTAACAAAACATTACATAGAAATTTTATGGGTTATACGGCCAATAAAACGCAATTAATGATTGGTTTGGGAATGTCTGCAATTTCCGATTCTTGGTATGCCTTTTCTCAAAATGTAAAAACGGTAAAGGAATACCAGAAGTTAGTTAACGAAGGAGAAATTCCAGTTTTTAGAGGCCATGTTTTAACGGAGGAAGATGCAATTATAAGAAAACATATTTTAAATATGATGTGTCATTTTTCCACTTCGTGGGAAGAAGAAAGCATGAAAATTAATACCATTGAAACACATTTAGCATTGTTGAAAGAAATGGAGAACGATGGTTTGGTTGCAATAGATTTAGCATTCAAATCTTTATCAATTCCAGAAAAAGCAAGACCATTTGTAAGAAATATTTGTATGGCTTTTGATGTACATTTATTAGAGAATAAGCCCAAAACAAAATTGTTTTCTATGACGGTTTAG
- a CDS encoding cbb3-type cytochrome c oxidase N-terminal domain-containing protein: MKKYIQSIVSFIFVFSMPFLLVEVTKAYNEPYNFLENPLVWVLILFFGLVVVFKEVLAVTAIKKAEKLQMEKDGVVPEKVDPWAAIKAIIQRWTNSKPIEQEGEIALDHNYDGIRELDNSLPPWWKYMFYASIVFAVVYLVRFEVLDGDNQIVEYEKAVAQAQAEINKFKKSSPDIIDLENVTLLTEASDLSRGKAVFNLNCASCHMADGGGSIGPNLTDENWILGGGIKNVFATVSNGGRDGKGMVAWKKILKPIDVQKVASYVLSLQGTTPAKAKAPQGEVWKEEAK, from the coding sequence ATGAAAAAATATATACAATCAATAGTGTCTTTTATTTTTGTTTTTTCGATGCCATTTCTATTAGTCGAAGTAACAAAAGCATATAATGAGCCTTATAATTTTCTTGAAAACCCATTGGTTTGGGTGCTTATTTTGTTTTTTGGATTAGTAGTTGTGTTCAAAGAAGTTTTAGCAGTAACTGCAATAAAAAAAGCAGAAAAACTTCAAATGGAAAAAGATGGAGTTGTTCCAGAGAAAGTTGATCCTTGGGCAGCTATAAAAGCTATTATTCAACGTTGGACAAATTCTAAACCAATAGAACAAGAAGGGGAAATTGCCTTAGATCATAATTATGATGGAATTAGAGAATTAGACAATTCGCTTCCACCTTGGTGGAAATACATGTTTTACGCTTCAATAGTTTTTGCTGTTGTGTATTTAGTTCGTTTTGAAGTTTTAGATGGCGATAATCAAATTGTTGAATATGAAAAAGCTGTAGCTCAAGCACAAGCTGAAATCAATAAATTCAAAAAATCTTCACCAGATATTATAGACTTAGAAAATGTAACATTATTAACCGAAGCATCCGATTTAAGTAGAGGTAAAGCGGTGTTTAATTTAAACTGTGCGTCTTGCCATATGGCAGATGGAGGAGGTTCTATTGGACCAAATTTAACAGATGAAAACTGGATTTTAGGTGGCGGAATTAAAAATGTATTTGCAACCGTTTCTAATGGTGGTAGAGATGGAAAAGGTATGGTTGCCTGGAAAAAAATATTAAAACCAATTGATGTGCAAAAAGTTGCAAGTTATGTGTTGTCTTTACAAGGTACAACACCCGCAAAAGCAAAAGCACCTCAAGGAGAGGTTTGGAAAGAGGAAGCAAAATAA
- a CDS encoding sulfite exporter TauE/SafE family protein — MLATALIFGLLGSFHCIGMCGPIAFMLPLNRKNKFKQFLQVASYHLGRLFTYSLIGLLFGVLGKGFYFFGFQQVISIVVGVLMILFILLPKVFNQFKSFDFIQRKLMKIKSKLGKELAKKENDTFFTIGFLNGFLPCGLVYMALFGALATGNAFKGSLYMFLFGLGTVPLMTVVAYFGNFSNVYWRQKIQKAIPFVVVFVGILFVLRGLGLGIPFVSPLEPVLTKTLEATSGCH; from the coding sequence ATGTTAGCAACAGCACTTATATTTGGTTTATTGGGTAGTTTTCACTGCATTGGTATGTGCGGACCAATAGCATTTATGCTACCATTAAATAGAAAAAATAAGTTTAAACAATTCCTACAGGTTGCTAGTTATCATTTAGGTAGGCTTTTTACCTACAGCTTAATCGGTTTGCTTTTTGGAGTCTTAGGTAAAGGTTTTTATTTCTTCGGATTTCAGCAAGTTATTTCTATAGTAGTTGGTGTTTTAATGATTCTATTCATATTGCTTCCAAAGGTGTTTAATCAGTTTAAATCTTTTGATTTTATTCAAAGAAAACTGATGAAAATAAAAAGTAAATTAGGAAAAGAATTAGCAAAAAAAGAAAATGATACTTTTTTTACAATCGGATTTTTAAATGGATTTCTTCCATGCGGATTGGTGTATATGGCACTTTTTGGTGCTCTAGCAACTGGTAACGCCTTTAAAGGAAGTTTGTATATGTTTCTTTTCGGCTTAGGAACTGTTCCTTTAATGACAGTTGTTGCTTACTTCGGAAACTTTTCTAATGTGTATTGGAGACAAAAGATTCAGAAAGCAATACCTTTTGTAGTTGTCTTTGTCGGAATTTTATTTGTATTAAGAGGTTTGGGTTTAGGAATTCCATTTGTATCGCCTCTAGAGCCAGTTTTAACCAAAACTTTAGAAGCTACATCTGGTTGCCATTAA
- a CDS encoding tyrosine-type recombinase/integrase: protein MIYTISIVLDKRRLKSNGTYPLKLRVFNRQLKKDKRYSLDIDLSEKEYTEIWKNPDGLKFRGAKKELELKLKGIEARANDEAKQITVFDFEQFEIKFFRKSSDKNSVKYYFDTVIKNKIKENKIGTAESYKYTLNSLKEFSEIENNLNVDKLTFSIITYSWLKEYEKFMLAKGKSYTTIAIYTRTLRAVFNIAIENNDISNDIYPFGKNKYKIPRTKKVKKALNSVQLKKLFNAETLNDNEQKCKDFWFFSFACNGMNLKDIALLKYSDIKDDRFRYYRAKTFDKSAEKSVITIYLTDFTSSVINKYGNKNKSGFVFNIIDIKEDDETHYKKIKNFNRYINDHIKRIAIANDLPKDISFYYARHSFATNSLRKGASMEFISEALNHSDLNVTKNYFAGFEDEAKKEFANTIMDF, encoded by the coding sequence ATGATTTATACTATTTCAATTGTATTGGACAAAAGACGCTTAAAAAGTAATGGAACTTATCCTCTTAAATTAAGAGTGTTTAATCGTCAGCTTAAAAAGGACAAACGTTATTCTTTAGATATTGATTTATCAGAAAAAGAATATACTGAAATTTGGAAAAACCCCGATGGCTTAAAATTTAGAGGTGCTAAAAAGGAACTTGAACTAAAACTGAAAGGAATAGAAGCAAGGGCAAATGATGAAGCAAAACAAATAACTGTTTTTGACTTTGAACAATTTGAAATTAAATTTTTCAGAAAGTCTTCAGATAAAAACAGCGTAAAATATTATTTTGATACTGTTATTAAAAATAAAATTAAGGAGAACAAAATTGGTACAGCAGAAAGTTACAAATACACTTTAAACTCGTTAAAAGAATTTAGCGAAATTGAGAACAACTTAAATGTTGATAAACTTACCTTTAGTATAATTACTTATAGTTGGTTAAAAGAGTACGAAAAGTTTATGTTGGCAAAAGGAAAAAGCTACACAACAATTGCAATTTATACTAGAACATTAAGGGCGGTATTTAATATCGCAATTGAAAATAATGATATAAGTAATGATATTTATCCTTTTGGGAAAAATAAATACAAAATACCAAGAACCAAAAAAGTGAAAAAAGCATTAAACTCAGTACAATTAAAAAAGTTATTTAATGCTGAAACTTTAAATGATAATGAACAGAAATGTAAAGATTTTTGGTTTTTTAGTTTTGCTTGTAATGGTATGAATTTAAAAGATATTGCTCTTTTAAAATATTCAGATATTAAAGATGACAGGTTTAGGTATTATAGAGCCAAAACATTTGATAAGTCTGCTGAAAAAAGTGTTATAACTATTTATTTAACGGATTTTACAAGTTCTGTAATTAATAAATATGGCAATAAAAATAAAAGCGGTTTTGTATTTAATATTATTGATATTAAAGAGGATGACGAAACTCATTACAAGAAGATAAAAAACTTCAATCGTTATATTAATGACCATATTAAAAGAATAGCAATAGCAAACGATTTACCTAAAGACATTAGTTTCTATTATGCTAGACATTCTTTTGCAACTAATTCTTTAAGAAAAGGTGCTAGTATGGAGTTTATAAGTGAGGCTTTAAACCATAGTGATTTAAATGTAACTAAAAATTACTTTGCAGGTTTTGAAGATGAAGCCAAAAAAGAATTTGCTAATACAATAATGGATTTTTAG
- a CDS encoding FixH family protein yields MKVNWGTGIVIAIIAFMGFILFFVIKMSSNKKYSYDLVSEKYYQKELVYQQEIDAANNAAELKEKVTIKRTIEGLQIYFPKDFSSEEIKGKVFLYRPSNKQLDFEIPISLSNTYLLVPEDRLLDGRWNIIVKWKIKDKDFLFKEELIY; encoded by the coding sequence ATGAAAGTAAATTGGGGAACAGGAATAGTAATTGCAATTATAGCTTTTATGGGATTCATACTTTTTTTTGTGATAAAAATGAGTAGCAATAAAAAATATAGTTACGATCTAGTTTCAGAGAAATACTATCAAAAAGAGTTGGTATATCAACAAGAAATAGATGCTGCAAATAATGCAGCAGAATTAAAAGAAAAAGTTACAATAAAAAGAACTATTGAAGGTTTACAAATCTATTTTCCAAAGGATTTTTCTTCTGAAGAAATTAAAGGAAAAGTGTTCCTATATAGACCATCTAATAAACAGTTAGATTTTGAAATACCTATTTCACTTTCTAACACATATTTGCTCGTGCCTGAGGATCGTTTATTAGATGGTCGTTGGAACATTATTGTAAAATGGAAAATTAAAGATAAAGATTTTTTATTTAAAGAAGAATTAATTTATTAA
- the ccoG gene encoding cytochrome c oxidase accessory protein CcoG: METPENEYFRDSIGTIDEQGKRSWVYPKKPSGKFYKYRTTVSYFLLAFLLAAPFVKINGNQFLLFNVLERKFNIFGFPFWPQDFHLLVISMIIGVVFVILFTVVFGRIFCGWICPQTIFLEMVFRKIEYWIDGDRGKQIRLEKQAWNAEKIRKRVTKWIIFFIISFIIANVFLAYLIGGDTVIEYITGNPLDNTSTLISLLIFTSVFYFIFAWFREQVCIIACPYGRLQGVLLDNKTINVAYDYKRGEGEKGRAKFKKNEDRKEVGKGDCIDCKQCVVVCPTGIDIRNGTQLECVNCTACIDECNHIMEKVGYPKGLIRYASEENIEKKTPFKFTPRIKGYSSVLLILIGFLIGMLFLRNDVEASILRLPGQLYQHKEGNVISNVYTYKVVNKTTKNIENVQYKLLSHQGKIELVTHTNFEVPKQGLAEGTLFIEINASALKKDKEQLKIGVFSGDKLIETTTTNFLGPRSYK; encoded by the coding sequence ATGGAAACACCCGAGAATGAATATTTTAGAGATAGTATAGGTACTATTGATGAGCAAGGTAAACGTTCTTGGGTATATCCTAAAAAACCCAGCGGTAAGTTTTATAAATATAGAACTACCGTTAGTTATTTTTTGCTAGCTTTTCTCTTGGCTGCACCTTTTGTAAAAATCAATGGGAATCAGTTTTTACTCTTTAATGTTTTAGAGCGTAAGTTTAACATTTTTGGTTTTCCATTTTGGCCACAAGATTTTCATTTACTCGTAATTTCTATGATTATTGGAGTAGTTTTTGTAATTCTTTTTACAGTAGTTTTTGGTAGAATTTTCTGCGGATGGATTTGTCCGCAAACCATTTTTCTGGAAATGGTTTTTAGAAAAATAGAATACTGGATTGATGGTGATAGAGGAAAACAAATTCGTTTAGAGAAGCAAGCTTGGAATGCTGAAAAAATCAGAAAAAGAGTTACTAAATGGATTATCTTTTTTATCATTTCATTTATTATCGCAAATGTGTTTTTAGCTTATTTAATCGGTGGAGACACTGTTATTGAATATATAACAGGTAATCCGCTAGATAATACAAGTACGCTAATTTCATTGTTAATTTTTACGAGTGTTTTCTATTTTATTTTTGCTTGGTTTAGAGAGCAAGTTTGTATAATAGCTTGTCCTTACGGGAGGTTGCAAGGCGTTTTATTAGATAATAAAACAATAAATGTTGCTTACGATTATAAACGAGGAGAAGGAGAGAAGGGAAGAGCAAAATTCAAGAAGAATGAAGATAGAAAAGAAGTTGGAAAAGGAGATTGTATAGATTGTAAACAATGTGTTGTTGTTTGTCCTACAGGAATAGATATTAGAAACGGTACACAGTTAGAGTGTGTAAATTGCACAGCTTGTATTGATGAGTGTAATCATATAATGGAAAAAGTTGGTTACCCTAAAGGATTAATTAGGTATGCAAGTGAAGAAAATATTGAAAAGAAAACACCTTTTAAGTTTACACCAAGAATCAAAGGATATTCTTCTGTATTACTAATTTTAATAGGATTTTTAATAGGAATGTTGTTTTTAAGGAATGATGTTGAAGCTAGTATTTTAAGGCTGCCAGGGCAATTGTATCAGCATAAAGAAGGTAATGTTATAAGTAATGTTTATACCTATAAAGTGGTAAATAAAACTACAAAAAATATTGAAAACGTTCAGTATAAATTACTATCTCATCAAGGAAAAATTGAATTAGTAACACACACAAACTTCGAAGTTCCAAAACAAGGTTTAGCAGAAGGAACATTGTTTATAGAAATAAACGCATCAGCATTAAAAAAAGATAAAGAACAACTTAAAATAGGTGTTTTTAGTGGAGATAAATTAATTGAAACCACAACAACCAATTTTTTAGGGCCAAGAAGTTATAAATAG